Proteins found in one Candidatus Binataceae bacterium genomic segment:
- a CDS encoding LysR family transcriptional regulator, producing the protein MRIDTLGLEAFVAIADHGGFQKAADVLHLTQTALTRRLQNLENLLGVKLVERTTRRVALTTLGRDFVPQARRLLADLGNALTEIHNTGKAQRGDVAIACVPTVGVQYLPRIIQEYAARYPDNRIKILDHASSGVAEAVLRREAEFGINIGGPHHAELTSIPLLEDRFVLICRDDHPLAAKKSLRWKQLAGSPLIFAGDVSGNRPLLDSALGAQHVTLEAHYEVQRSSTAVGLVAQGVAAAVVPSLAIQKGAYPRIKVIALTDPVISRTLVLVARKTAYLSPAAQALYEMIRRQAKLA; encoded by the coding sequence ATGAGAATCGACACGCTCGGACTCGAGGCTTTCGTTGCGATCGCCGATCATGGCGGCTTTCAGAAGGCCGCCGACGTTCTGCACCTCACGCAGACCGCGCTCACGCGCCGCCTGCAGAATCTCGAGAATCTGCTGGGCGTAAAACTGGTCGAGCGCACGACGCGGCGCGTCGCGCTGACCACGCTCGGGCGCGATTTCGTGCCCCAGGCGCGGCGCCTGCTCGCCGATCTCGGCAATGCGCTGACGGAGATTCACAACACCGGCAAGGCGCAGCGCGGCGACGTCGCGATCGCGTGCGTGCCGACGGTGGGCGTGCAATACCTGCCGCGCATCATCCAGGAATACGCGGCGCGCTACCCCGACAACCGCATCAAGATTCTCGACCATGCTTCTTCGGGAGTGGCCGAGGCGGTGCTGCGGCGCGAGGCCGAATTCGGCATCAACATCGGCGGGCCGCATCACGCGGAGTTAACAAGCATCCCACTGCTCGAGGATCGCTTCGTGCTCATTTGCCGCGACGACCATCCGCTCGCAGCGAAGAAGAGCCTGCGCTGGAAGCAACTGGCCGGCTCGCCGCTGATCTTCGCGGGTGACGTGAGCGGTAATCGTCCCCTGCTCGACAGCGCTCTCGGTGCGCAGCACGTGACGCTCGAGGCGCACTACGAGGTGCAGCGCAGCTCGACCGCCGTCGGACTCGTCGCGCAGGGCGTGGCGGCGGCAGTTGTGCCGAGTCTCGCGATTCAGAAAGGCGCCTATCCGCGGATCAAGGTTATCGCGCTCACCGATCCGGTGATCTCGCGAACCCTGGTGCTGGTGGCGCGCAAGACTGCGTATCTCTCGCCCGCGGCGCAGGCACTTTACGAGATGATTCGCCGCCAGGCGAAGCTGGCATGA
- a CDS encoding YtcA family lipoprotein, translated as MRTRIVLLLAVFATLVLCACDPIITIAGANFPSWLVCMIVGAIVTAIVRPLLALSRLEPYLGPLTIFYPSMIAMFAMILWVIFFNRV; from the coding sequence ATGCGCACTCGGATAGTCCTGCTCCTCGCAGTTTTCGCGACTCTGGTCCTCTGCGCATGCGATCCGATTATCACGATCGCGGGCGCGAATTTCCCGAGCTGGCTCGTATGCATGATCGTCGGCGCGATCGTCACGGCGATCGTGCGGCCGCTGCTCGCGCTTTCACGTCTCGAGCCGTACCTTGGACCGCTCACGATTTTCTATCCCAGCATGATCGCGATGTTCGCGATGATCCTGTGGGTAATTTTCTTCAACCGGGTGTAG
- a CDS encoding MFS transporter, with protein sequence MSSPDLTHRHHDHAGAPRRRFVPEAQFIAPLIVGCALFMEMLDSTVIATALPAIAHSMGQSPIRLNVAITCYLLSLAVFIPISGWIADRFGARTVFRTAIVIFTIGSICCGVSHSLGQLVAARMLQGFGGAMMVPVGRLIVLKTVPKSELVTAMSYLTVPAVLGPVVGPPVGGFIVTYYSWRWIFFINVPIGAIGITLVTLLIPNIRDNLVRPLDFIGFLLTGIGLAGLVFGFEMLGREFVRPLTEALILGGGLICATSYVFHARRTKYPIIDLKLLSIQTFNTATVAGGFFRMGIGALPFLLAMLLQLVFGLSPFASGLITFTSAAGAMFMKAAAPPIIRRMGFKNVLLGNGVLSSFILMSYALFRPTTPHALIILALLSGGFFRSLQFTALGTLAYADIPAELMSTASSLASMAQQLSLSLGVASAALLLHLSLAGRPASQLTAHDFTLPFVITGVLALLSSALYLSLDRHAGHEVSGKRPTGPIKAAEVAIATAEQSAPAAD encoded by the coding sequence TTGAGTTCTCCTGACCTCACGCATCGGCATCACGATCACGCCGGCGCGCCGCGCCGCCGATTTGTCCCCGAAGCCCAATTCATCGCGCCGCTGATCGTCGGTTGCGCGCTCTTCATGGAGATGCTCGATTCGACGGTCATCGCCACGGCGCTGCCCGCGATCGCGCATTCGATGGGCCAGAGCCCGATTCGTCTCAACGTCGCGATTACATGTTACCTGCTAAGCCTCGCGGTGTTCATCCCGATCAGCGGATGGATCGCCGACCGCTTCGGCGCGCGCACCGTATTTCGAACCGCGATTGTTATCTTCACCATCGGCTCGATCTGTTGCGGCGTCTCGCACTCTTTAGGCCAGCTCGTCGCCGCGCGCATGCTGCAAGGTTTCGGCGGCGCGATGATGGTTCCGGTCGGCCGCCTGATCGTTCTCAAGACGGTACCCAAATCGGAACTCGTCACCGCGATGTCGTATCTCACGGTCCCGGCCGTGCTCGGACCCGTGGTGGGCCCGCCGGTCGGCGGCTTCATCGTGACTTATTACTCGTGGCGCTGGATTTTCTTCATCAACGTGCCGATCGGCGCCATCGGTATCACGCTGGTGACGTTGCTGATTCCGAACATTCGCGACAACCTTGTCCGCCCGCTCGACTTCATCGGCTTCCTGCTGACGGGAATCGGCCTCGCGGGACTGGTGTTCGGCTTCGAGATGCTCGGGCGCGAGTTCGTTCGGCCTCTGACCGAGGCACTGATCCTGGGCGGTGGCCTGATCTGCGCGACGAGCTATGTTTTCCACGCACGACGCACGAAATACCCCATCATCGATCTCAAGCTGCTTTCGATTCAGACCTTCAATACCGCTACCGTCGCCGGCGGATTCTTCCGCATGGGAATCGGCGCCCTGCCCTTTCTGCTCGCGATGCTTTTGCAGCTCGTCTTCGGGCTCAGTCCCTTCGCCTCGGGTCTGATCACCTTCACCAGCGCGGCCGGCGCGATGTTTATGAAAGCTGCGGCGCCGCCGATCATCCGGCGCATGGGCTTTAAAAACGTGCTCCTCGGCAATGGCGTTCTGAGCTCGTTCATCCTGATGAGTTACGCGCTGTTCCGGCCGACAACGCCTCATGCGTTGATCATCCTCGCGCTCCTGTCGGGAGGATTCTTTCGCTCGCTGCAGTTCACCGCGCTGGGCACCCTGGCCTACGCCGATATCCCCGCCGAGCTGATGAGCACCGCGAGCAGTCTCGCCAGCATGGCGCAGCAGCTTTCGCTCAGCCTCGGCGTGGCATCCGCGGCGCTCTTGCTGCATCTCAGCCTCGCGGGCCGGCCGGCATCGCAACTTACGGCGCACGACTTTACTCTCCCGTTCGTCATCACCGGCGTCTTGGCACTGCTCTCGTCCGCGTTGTACCTGTCGCTCGATCGGCACGCGGGTCACGAGGTCAGCGGCAAGCGTCCGACGGGTCCGATCAAAGCGGCCGAAGTCGCGATCGCGACGGCGGAGCAATCCGCGCCCGCCGCCGACTGA
- a CDS encoding TolC family protein, with protein sequence MHFYRSDSQPPRFSTSSNPPRRIRPALAAGLLALAALAGCSRYADQPEIDPRGWAPQTVDREWAPSRSRTALVGSAAEMALLSDQPPSAQRMDLTELIGFALDNNPSTRTAWKTAEAAAAAAGKARAPYYPAVTAESDNGYQRLVDLVPKHWGTLKTWQSRNIVSLDYDLIDFGRRDAASSAALNQLVEANLIFNRKVQEVVFNVERAFYELDAADAGVRAAEATLKLASTDRRAADLRQKHGLATAPEVLLARQRDAQAEFDLENARLAVSIAQADLAVALGVRADRAPAVKPLKDQPLPSTLSADVEQLIDGAVRERPDLAAKVSAVRARQADVELARASLYPTLGFTSFYGEQAFTYRLSNPETPTFTAMAPEYGAGVNLKWDIFTGFSRVNDIKEAEEQRDAARADLKSAELDVAANVWRAYFTYRTAQRKYEYAEALLSASQSSYNSNYKSYGLGLSTIIDLLSAERELAAARFTIIQTKAELLISAAAVTFATGAIPDQARP encoded by the coding sequence ATGCACTTTTATCGAAGCGACAGCCAGCCGCCCAGATTCTCAACATCGTCGAATCCGCCGCGAAGGATCCGCCCTGCCCTCGCCGCAGGCCTTCTCGCACTGGCGGCGTTGGCAGGATGCTCGAGATACGCGGATCAGCCGGAAATCGATCCGCGCGGATGGGCTCCACAAACTGTTGATCGCGAGTGGGCGCCGAGCCGGAGCCGGACTGCGCTCGTCGGTTCCGCCGCCGAGATGGCGCTGCTGTCCGATCAGCCGCCGTCAGCGCAGCGCATGGACCTCACCGAGCTAATCGGATTCGCGCTCGATAACAATCCGAGTACGCGCACCGCGTGGAAAACTGCCGAGGCCGCGGCGGCCGCTGCCGGCAAGGCGCGCGCGCCGTATTATCCTGCTGTCACCGCGGAGAGTGATAACGGTTACCAGCGCCTCGTTGACCTGGTGCCGAAGCATTGGGGAACGCTGAAGACGTGGCAGAGCCGCAATATCGTATCGCTCGACTATGACCTGATCGATTTCGGACGCCGCGATGCGGCCTCGTCGGCCGCGCTCAACCAACTCGTCGAAGCGAACCTGATCTTCAATCGCAAAGTGCAGGAGGTGGTCTTCAACGTCGAGCGCGCGTTCTATGAGCTCGACGCTGCCGACGCGGGCGTCAGGGCGGCAGAGGCAACCTTGAAGCTCGCTTCAACCGATCGGCGCGCCGCGGACTTGCGACAGAAGCATGGCCTCGCGACGGCGCCCGAGGTTTTGCTCGCGCGGCAGCGCGACGCGCAGGCGGAGTTCGATCTGGAAAATGCGCGCCTGGCAGTGAGCATCGCGCAGGCTGACCTGGCGGTCGCACTCGGCGTGCGAGCGGATCGTGCGCCTGCTGTGAAGCCGCTGAAGGATCAGCCGCTGCCGAGTACGCTCAGCGCCGATGTTGAGCAGTTGATCGACGGCGCCGTGCGCGAGCGGCCCGATCTCGCGGCGAAAGTCTCGGCCGTGCGCGCGAGGCAGGCCGACGTTGAGCTCGCGCGCGCCTCGCTCTACCCGACACTCGGCTTCACGAGCTTCTATGGCGAGCAAGCCTTCACCTATCGCCTCTCGAATCCGGAAACGCCCACCTTCACTGCGATGGCGCCGGAGTACGGCGCGGGCGTGAATCTCAAGTGGGATATCTTTACGGGCTTCTCGCGCGTCAACGACATCAAGGAGGCCGAAGAGCAGCGCGACGCCGCGCGCGCCGATCTCAAGAGCGCCGAGCTCGACGTCGCCGCCAATGTATGGCGCGCTTACTTCACGTATCGCACGGCCCAGCGCAAGTACGAATACGCCGAAGCGTTGCTGTCGGCCTCGCAATCGTCATACAACTCGAACTACAAATCCTACGGTCTGGGACTATCGACGATTATCGATCTGTTATCAGCCGAGCGTGAGCTGGCGGCCGCGAGGTTCACGATCATCCAAACCAAAGCCGAGCTTCTGATCTCGGCCGCGGCAGTCACCTTCGCTACCGGCGCGATCCCCGATCAGGCGCGGCCCTGA
- a CDS encoding DHA2 family efflux MFS transporter permease subunit: MSAAPKTLPVSTAPGPVRQRNPWAIAFTVTIATFMEVLDTSIANVALPHIAGGLSASVNESTWVLTAYLVANAIVLPLSAWMASIVGRKRFYMSCVAIFTTSSLLCGFAPTLGILILFRIVQGAGGGGLQPSEQAILADTFPPEKFGMAFAIYGMAVVLAPAIGPTLGGFITDHFNWRWIFFINVPIGVASTMLTYRMVEDPPYLKEEIKKARARFSIDYIGLGLIALGLGSLQVVLDKGQEVDWLASHMIATLTTVSIVALIGFVVWELRQRDPILDLRLFSNSTFATSWLMMFVVGTGLYGTTVLLPLYLQSLMGYTAELSGFVLSPGGLTIMLMMPLVGTLITRVQARWLAAFGFAISAWSLMHMTSINPDIDFRAAIIYRCLQSIGLAFLFVPLTTMAYIGVPQNKNNQVSSLINLARNIGGSVGIAMVTTIVARRSQVHQDRLALHVTGYDLAFQNTIGGMNQMFAQRGFSLPDAAQQSYAHLYGFVQMQAAALAYVDAIWVMAISCAVMVPLVFLLKKNDPRQAQMSAH; the protein is encoded by the coding sequence ATGAGCGCGGCCCCGAAAACACTTCCTGTCAGCACTGCTCCTGGTCCAGTCAGGCAGCGCAATCCGTGGGCGATCGCGTTTACCGTGACGATCGCGACCTTCATGGAAGTCCTCGACACGAGTATCGCCAACGTCGCGCTGCCGCATATCGCGGGCGGCCTCTCGGCGAGCGTCAACGAGAGCACGTGGGTGCTCACCGCGTATCTGGTCGCCAACGCGATCGTGCTGCCGCTCAGCGCCTGGATGGCAAGTATCGTCGGCCGCAAGCGCTTCTACATGTCGTGCGTGGCGATCTTCACCACCAGCTCGTTGCTGTGTGGCTTCGCCCCGACGCTCGGAATCCTGATCCTGTTTCGAATCGTGCAGGGCGCCGGCGGGGGCGGCCTGCAGCCCAGCGAGCAGGCGATTCTCGCCGACACCTTCCCGCCCGAAAAGTTCGGGATGGCGTTTGCGATTTATGGCATGGCGGTCGTGCTCGCGCCCGCAATCGGTCCCACGCTCGGCGGATTCATCACCGACCACTTCAACTGGCGCTGGATCTTCTTCATCAACGTGCCGATCGGCGTAGCCTCGACCATGCTGACCTACCGCATGGTCGAGGATCCGCCGTATCTGAAAGAGGAAATCAAAAAAGCACGCGCACGGTTCAGTATCGATTACATCGGCCTCGGCCTTATCGCATTGGGGCTCGGATCCTTGCAGGTCGTGCTCGACAAGGGCCAGGAAGTTGATTGGCTCGCTTCGCACATGATCGCCACGCTCACCACGGTGTCGATCGTCGCGCTAATCGGGTTCGTGGTGTGGGAACTGCGCCAGCGCGATCCGATCCTCGATCTGCGCCTGTTCAGCAACAGCACCTTCGCGACTTCGTGGCTGATGATGTTCGTGGTCGGCACTGGTCTCTACGGAACCACGGTCCTGCTGCCGCTCTACCTGCAATCGCTGATGGGCTATACCGCGGAGCTCTCCGGGTTCGTGCTCTCGCCTGGCGGCCTCACGATCATGTTGATGATGCCGCTCGTTGGCACGCTGATCACGCGCGTGCAGGCGCGATGGCTCGCCGCGTTCGGATTCGCGATCTCGGCGTGGTCGCTGATGCACATGACGAGCATCAATCCCGACATCGATTTCAGGGCCGCGATCATCTACCGCTGCCTGCAATCGATCGGGCTTGCGTTCCTGTTCGTGCCGCTCACGACGATGGCCTATATCGGCGTGCCGCAGAACAAGAACAACCAGGTCTCGAGTCTCATCAACCTTGCGCGCAACATCGGCGGCAGCGTCGGGATCGCGATGGTCACGACGATCGTCGCACGCCGCTCGCAGGTCCATCAGGATCGCCTCGCGCTTCACGTCACCGGCTACGACCTGGCGTTTCAAAACACGATCGGCGGCATGAACCAGATGTTCGCGCAACGCGGCTTCAGCCTGCCCGACGCAGCGCAGCAATCGTATGCGCACCTGTACGGATTCGTGCAGATGCAGGCCGCGGCACTCGCGTACGTCGATGCGATCTGGGTGATGGCGATCTCGTGCGCGGTCATGGTCCCGCTCGTATTCCTGCTCAAGAAGAACGACCCGCGCCAGGCGCAGATGAGCGCTCACTAG
- a CDS encoding alpha/beta fold hydrolase, producing the protein MAYLDRDGVRIYYEERGSGPAVLLSHGYSASARMWEGQLSALSDRFHIIAWDMRGHDRSDSPADPAAYSHEATVADMAAILNACGAQHAVIGGLSLGGFMSLAFHLAHPERSAALMLFDTGPGYKKDGPRNEWNAMAGTLARTLETKGLEGAMGGSEARLAHHRSAQGLAHAARGMLAQKDGRVIEGLPEIKVPTLVLVGANDKQFLPSADYMAAKIPGAEKVVLADAGHAANIDQPEAFNAAVRAFLDRVTS; encoded by the coding sequence ATGGCCTATCTGGATCGTGACGGCGTGCGCATCTACTACGAGGAGCGCGGCAGCGGGCCCGCGGTTCTGCTGAGCCATGGCTACAGCGCGAGCGCGCGGATGTGGGAAGGGCAGTTGAGCGCACTCTCCGATCGCTTTCATATCATCGCGTGGGACATGCGCGGTCACGATCGCTCGGATTCGCCGGCCGATCCCGCGGCCTACTCGCACGAGGCGACCGTCGCGGACATGGCCGCGATTCTCAATGCATGCGGTGCGCAGCACGCCGTGATCGGCGGCCTCTCGCTGGGCGGCTTCATGTCGCTGGCCTTTCACCTCGCGCATCCGGAGCGCAGCGCCGCGCTGATGCTCTTCGACACGGGACCCGGCTACAAAAAGGACGGGCCGCGCAACGAATGGAATGCGATGGCCGGCACGCTGGCGCGCACGCTCGAGACCAAGGGCCTCGAAGGCGCGATGGGCGGCTCCGAAGCGCGCCTCGCGCATCATCGAAGCGCGCAAGGGCTCGCGCATGCCGCGCGCGGGATGCTGGCGCAGAAGGACGGCCGCGTCATCGAAGGACTGCCGGAGATCAAAGTGCCGACGCTGGTGCTGGTCGGCGCGAATGACAAGCAGTTTCTGCCTTCGGCCGATTACATGGCGGCGAAAATTCCTGGCGCGGAAAAAGTCGTGCTGGCCGATGCCGGCCACGCCGCCAATATCGATCAGCCCGAGGCGTTCAACGCCGCGGTGCGCGCGTTTCTTGACCGCGTCACGAGCTGA
- a CDS encoding aconitate hydratase, translating to MPAIESTPEMAARVYETIAKNLAVVRRRLARPLTLAEKILLGHLDEPEHQELKPGASYLMLRPDRVVFQDVLGQTGLLQFMQTRRETVAVPTTIHCDHLIQARTGGVSDLRDSLAENREIYDFLRSAAAKFGAGFWGPGAGIIHQVVLENYAFPGELILGTDSHTPNSGGLGACAVGVGGADAVEVIAGLPWEVLYPQRIAIYLTGVMSGWTAAKDVILYVAGQLTVSGGTNAIVEYIGPGARTLSATGKATITNMGAEIGATTSIFPADERMCTYLAATRRAGLVPLIRRYQTLLEPDAEAEAHPERYYDRVLELDLSKLEPHVVGPHSPDRARPISKLAEEVRDPANSFCDRVSTALIGSCTNSSYEDMSRAADIGAQARAHGIKAASAFMVTPGSEQIRATIARDGQLKTFEDVGGAVLANACGPCIGQWRRDSAPDPNTIVTSYNRNFPGRNDGKSSTMNFIASPEIATAFAIAGRLSFNPLTDLLTAPDGTTFRLQPPASAPEVPAAGFERGQADYVAPPMDGSATKLIVDPHSERLQLMEPWPAWDGRDFVDMPVLLKAVGKTTTDHISPAGPWLRYRGHLDKFSDNMFMGAINAFTGEAGKTANVVSGDRSQQIAKVARDYRARGLRWVVLGDRNYGEGSSREHAALSPRLLGGAAIIARSFARIHESNLKKQGLLALTFRDPADYERIREDDRISLLGLAALAPGQPVRCRVAHAHGTSETLILDHSYSARQLEWFRAGSALNVFHASSAKR from the coding sequence ATGCCAGCGATCGAATCGACACCTGAAATGGCCGCGCGCGTTTATGAAACTATCGCAAAGAATCTCGCAGTCGTGCGCCGCCGGCTCGCACGGCCGCTGACGCTGGCCGAGAAAATCCTGCTTGGACATCTCGACGAGCCCGAGCATCAGGAATTGAAGCCTGGCGCGAGCTATCTGATGCTGCGGCCGGACCGCGTTGTGTTCCAGGATGTGCTCGGTCAGACCGGGCTGCTCCAGTTCATGCAGACGCGGCGCGAAACGGTCGCGGTGCCGACGACGATTCACTGCGATCACTTGATCCAGGCGCGCACCGGCGGCGTCTCGGACCTGCGCGACTCGCTGGCCGAGAATCGCGAGATCTACGATTTTCTGCGCTCGGCAGCGGCGAAGTTCGGCGCGGGATTCTGGGGGCCGGGCGCCGGTATCATCCACCAGGTGGTGCTCGAGAACTATGCGTTTCCGGGCGAGCTAATCCTTGGCACCGATTCACACACGCCCAATTCCGGCGGTCTCGGCGCGTGCGCGGTCGGCGTCGGCGGCGCCGATGCGGTCGAAGTCATCGCCGGCCTGCCGTGGGAAGTGCTCTATCCCCAGCGCATCGCGATCTACCTGACGGGCGTGATGAGCGGATGGACCGCAGCCAAGGACGTCATTTTGTACGTTGCAGGCCAACTGACAGTGAGCGGCGGGACCAACGCGATTGTCGAATATATCGGCCCTGGAGCGCGCACGTTAAGCGCCACGGGCAAGGCCACGATCACCAACATGGGCGCGGAGATTGGCGCGACAACGTCGATCTTCCCGGCCGACGAGCGGATGTGCACCTATCTCGCCGCGACGCGGCGCGCCGGCCTCGTGCCTTTGATCAGGCGGTATCAGACGCTGCTCGAGCCCGACGCCGAGGCCGAGGCGCATCCGGAGCGCTACTACGATCGCGTGCTCGAGCTTGATCTCTCGAAACTGGAGCCGCACGTCGTCGGACCTCATTCGCCCGATCGCGCGCGTCCAATCTCAAAGCTAGCCGAAGAAGTCCGCGATCCAGCGAACTCGTTCTGCGACCGGGTCTCGACGGCGCTTATCGGGAGTTGCACGAATTCTTCGTACGAAGATATGAGCCGCGCCGCCGATATCGGCGCGCAGGCGCGCGCGCATGGAATCAAAGCCGCGTCCGCCTTCATGGTCACGCCGGGCTCGGAGCAGATTCGCGCGACGATCGCGCGCGACGGCCAGCTCAAGACCTTCGAAGACGTCGGCGGCGCAGTGCTCGCCAACGCCTGCGGCCCCTGTATCGGCCAGTGGCGGCGCGATTCCGCCCCCGATCCGAATACGATCGTCACCTCGTACAATCGTAATTTCCCCGGGCGCAACGATGGCAAATCATCGACGATGAATTTCATCGCCAGTCCCGAGATCGCCACGGCGTTCGCGATCGCGGGTCGGCTGTCCTTCAATCCGCTCACTGATTTGCTCACGGCTCCGGATGGCACGACGTTTCGGCTCCAGCCGCCCGCGTCTGCGCCTGAAGTGCCCGCCGCTGGATTCGAGCGTGGACAAGCAGACTACGTTGCGCCGCCGATGGACGGCTCGGCGACAAAATTGATCGTCGATCCGCACAGCGAGCGATTGCAGTTGATGGAACCATGGCCCGCGTGGGACGGCCGCGATTTCGTCGATATGCCGGTGCTGCTGAAAGCCGTCGGCAAGACCACCACCGATCATATTTCTCCGGCCGGACCATGGCTCAGGTATCGCGGCCATCTCGACAAGTTCAGTGACAATATGTTCATGGGTGCAATCAATGCGTTCACCGGCGAGGCAGGCAAGACCGCGAACGTCGTGAGCGGCGATCGGAGCCAGCAGATCGCGAAGGTCGCGCGCGATTATCGGGCGCGCGGACTCAGGTGGGTCGTGCTCGGCGATCGCAACTATGGCGAGGGGAGCAGCCGCGAGCATGCCGCGCTTTCGCCGCGGCTTCTCGGCGGCGCCGCGATAATCGCGCGCAGCTTCGCGCGGATTCATGAATCCAATCTAAAGAAGCAGGGCCTCCTCGCGCTGACGTTTCGCGATCCAGCCGACTACGAGCGGATTCGCGAAGATGATCGGATAAGCCTCCTCGGACTCGCCGCCCTGGCGCCGGGCCAGCCAGTCCGATGCCGCGTCGCACATGCCCACGGCACGTCGGAAACGTTGATCCTCGATCATTCTTACAGCGCGCGGCAGCTCGAATGGTTTCGCGCAGGCTCGGCGCTCAACGTGTTTCATGCCTCTTCGGCGAAGCGCTAG
- a CDS encoding HlyD family efflux transporter periplasmic adaptor subunit — protein MALDDRQLARNIAGKILAAAVYAVTIALAIYVTHIYLAFPQTDDAYVRANIVGIAPHVSGPIVELPVRDNQRIRKGDLLFIVDPRPYQAELDSEVANVDLTNLQISALDDSISAAKARQAQLEADSAYDQQYLARIEPLLSENFVTANDVSNAKSKLAAARAAVANARSEVSRATNELGKYGDINARRKAAEAAAYKARLNVEYCYVKAPYDGYVTNLNIAVGQYANEGKEVLSLVDDRNWYVLANFRETFLANIRPGMRAEVFLLGYPNVRFRGRVEGVGWALFQDNGATVSGLPRVEPTLNWVRLAQRFPVRVTLEDRDARYPFRMGETAVVTIKGFQQ, from the coding sequence ATGGCGTTGGACGATCGTCAACTCGCTCGCAATATCGCCGGGAAGATTCTCGCCGCCGCGGTCTATGCGGTGACGATCGCGCTTGCGATTTACGTCACGCACATCTACCTGGCCTTTCCGCAAACTGACGACGCATACGTGCGCGCGAATATCGTCGGCATCGCACCGCACGTGAGCGGGCCGATTGTCGAGTTGCCGGTTCGCGACAACCAGCGCATCAGGAAGGGCGACTTGCTGTTCATCGTCGATCCGCGCCCCTATCAGGCCGAGCTCGATTCCGAGGTCGCCAATGTCGATCTGACTAATTTGCAGATAAGCGCGCTCGACGATTCAATCTCGGCCGCCAAGGCCCGGCAGGCGCAACTCGAAGCCGACAGCGCCTATGATCAGCAATACCTTGCGCGAATCGAGCCGCTTTTGAGCGAGAATTTCGTCACCGCCAACGACGTGTCGAATGCCAAATCAAAGCTCGCCGCCGCGCGCGCCGCCGTCGCCAACGCCAGGAGCGAAGTCTCGCGCGCAACCAACGAGCTCGGCAAGTATGGCGATATCAACGCGCGGCGCAAGGCCGCCGAGGCCGCAGCATACAAGGCGCGCCTGAATGTCGAATATTGCTACGTAAAGGCGCCATACGACGGCTACGTGACCAATCTGAATATCGCGGTCGGCCAGTATGCCAACGAGGGCAAGGAAGTGCTGAGCCTGGTCGACGATCGCAACTGGTACGTGCTGGCGAACTTTCGTGAGACCTTCCTCGCCAATATCCGGCCCGGGATGCGGGCCGAGGTGTTTCTGCTCGGTTATCCGAATGTGCGCTTTCGCGGGCGCGTCGAAGGCGTTGGATGGGCGCTCTTCCAGGACAACGGTGCGACAGTCTCCGGCCTGCCGCGCGTCGAGCCGACGCTCAACTGGGTGCGTCTCGCGCAGCGCTTTCCGGTGCGAGTCACGCTCGAAGATCGCGACGCACGCTATCCGTTTCGCATGGGCGAGACGGCGGTAGTGACCATCAAAGGCTTTCAGCAGTAA
- a CDS encoding phytanoyl-CoA dioxygenase family protein, with the protein MAARIPVVPANADIAEIAGALERDGCVVVDRILGTDWCKQLKSELDPHVERAATAIPSMNKHLAETGAQDFYPGNTKRIPGLVAKSRAYQSFVMHPAVLGVCDALLKPNCIRYQVHATSALVIGPGAEIQVLHREEDSFRNYAQPRPTLVVASMAAVSDFTEANGATRVVPGSHRWPLLRKAREEEVAAAEMKAGSIFFWMGTTLHGAGANRTNEWRFGTFLSFSLGWLRQEENLYLDVPPAVARDLPKELRRLLGYGMNGALGYAEVSV; encoded by the coding sequence ATGGCCGCTCGCATTCCCGTCGTTCCCGCCAACGCCGATATTGCCGAAATAGCCGGCGCCCTCGAGCGCGACGGATGCGTCGTCGTCGATCGGATCCTCGGCACCGATTGGTGCAAGCAGCTGAAGTCCGAGCTCGATCCGCACGTCGAGCGCGCGGCGACCGCGATCCCCTCGATGAACAAGCATCTCGCCGAGACCGGCGCGCAGGATTTCTATCCCGGCAATACCAAGCGCATCCCCGGCCTCGTCGCTAAGTCGCGCGCCTATCAATCTTTCGTGATGCATCCTGCCGTGCTCGGCGTTTGCGACGCGCTGCTCAAGCCCAACTGCATCCGCTACCAGGTGCATGCGACGTCCGCGCTCGTCATCGGACCCGGCGCGGAAATCCAGGTCCTGCATCGCGAGGAAGATTCGTTTCGGAACTACGCCCAACCGCGGCCTACTCTGGTCGTCGCGAGCATGGCCGCCGTCAGCGATTTCACCGAGGCCAACGGCGCGACGCGCGTCGTGCCCGGCAGTCATCGATGGCCCCTGCTGCGCAAGGCTCGCGAGGAAGAAGTCGCCGCGGCGGAAATGAAAGCCGGCTCGATCTTCTTCTGGATGGGCACGACGCTCCACGGCGCGGGCGCGAATCGCACCAACGAATGGCGCTTCGGCACCTTCCTGTCGTTCTCGCTCGGATGGCTCCGCCAGGAGGAGAATCTCTATCTCGACGTCCCGCCCGCCGTCGCGCGCGATCTACCCAAGGAACTCCGCCGCCTGCTCGGCTACGGCATGAACGGCGCCCTGGGCTACGCGGAAGTATCGGTTTAG